A region from the Triticum aestivum cultivar Chinese Spring chromosome 3D, IWGSC CS RefSeq v2.1, whole genome shotgun sequence genome encodes:
- the LOC123077175 gene encoding uncharacterized protein: MRARTADHLEALSLEIERKLHKALNSNSQRLKLLQQLFADIALKVDDRARDKILSTNNEGIAPLDEREDGHLCFYEILANHYVKVPQSGRRILELIVQLWSQSFAANIFALLFHRWLFEVPLEGKEVSLRYSSALVQGATNVFWIDIQTNTRYFLPLYHYLLEEVALVPDQLIKISPQAGRNLFCLLSRFMLFYDQDHLLTSFLGHFPAFPNSFLVGGAADYFVIELTDQLQKLKVEPVLLHYLSRMTILQGWELRMSTSTRLKSCLYSFTSPGGPAYPTRTVRHAAWNTLDLLFPVGRYPRHVISLFFRLLYPWYWPSSCWNFVMTCVSTIYYYILNLLVSIWENMRRRDHQRMHRE; encoded by the exons ATGCGGGCCCGCACGGCGGACCACCTCGAGGCGCTCTCCCTCGAGATCGAGCGCAAGCTGCACAAG GCTCTGAATTCCAACTCGCAGCGCCTCAAGCTGCTGCAGCAGCTGTTCGCCGATATCGCGCTCAAGGTCGACGACCGCGCTCGAG ATAAGATTTTAAGCACCAATAATGAGGGAATCGCTCCATTAGATGAACGCGAAGACGGCCATTTGTGTTTCTATGAGATTCTTGCAAATCACTATGTGAAAGTCCCTCAAAGTGGGAGGCGTATACTTGAGTTGATAGTGCAACTCTGGAGCCAATCCTTTGCAGCAAACATATTTGCGCTTCTTTTTCACAGATGG TTGTTTGAAGTCCCTCTTGAGGGGAAGGAGGTATCACTAAGATACAGCTCTGCTCTTGTCCAAGGAGCTACTAACGTTTTTTG GATTGACATTCAAACCAATACAAGGTACTTCCTCCCATTGTATCAT TATCTCCTTGAAGAAGTCGCTTTAGTTCCAGATCAACTCATTAAGATATCACCACAG GCTGGTAGAAATCTATTCTGCCTCCTCTCCAGATTCATGCTGTTCTATGATCAGG ATCACTTGCTTACAAGTTTTCTTGGGCATTTCCCTGCTTTTCCAAATTCTTTCTTGGTTGGTGGAGCTGCAGATTACTTTGTGATTGAACTCACCGATCAG CTCCAGAAGCTAAAAGTGGAGCCAGTACTGCTGCACTACCTTTCCCGCATGACCATACTTCAAG GCTGGGAGTTGAGGATGAGTACAAGCACTAGACTGAAGTCATGCCTGTATAGCTTCACATCTCCTGGAGGCCCTGCCTATCCAACAAGAACCGTCCGGCATGCAGCCTGGAATACGTTGGATTTACTTTTTCCT GTGGGTCGCTATCCAAGGCACGTGATAAGTCTGTTCTTTCGGCTGCTCTATCCCTGGTATTGGCCTTCCTCTTGCTGGAACTTCGTCATGACCTGCGTGAGCACCATCTACTACTACATCCTGAATCTGCTCGTCTCAATTTGGGAGAACATGAGGAGGCGCGACCATCAAAGGATGCACAGAGAATGA